The region ATTTTTAGGGAATTAAACATTTCTTCTAGAAGATCATCTAAACTTAATACCTCAAAAGAATTCAAATAAAAAAATCGTACACAAACCTCATTTGAAACACACATTAAAACTAGTTCATCACATAATTCAATTTATGTACCAAGTTAACATCGTACATAGCATAATTGTACAGCTCAGTGCTTACTATATTAACACTACATCGACATCAAACTAGGTCAAGCATTAAGATAAAACATATTAAAAAATACATTCTAGTTAACTCAACTCGTCGTCGCCTAAAGTAAGAACATCATCAGTGCAGTGACTTCCATAAAAAGAATTGTTACTGTTGATCTAGGGAGTATGAACTAAATGATTACAACAACTCGAAGTGCAAGGTAAAGTTTATGAAAGTTTCTTTCTTTGGGATTGCTTCTCGACGATTTGGGCTTGCATCTCGTTGATTTGGACTTGCTTCTCGTGTGCGTCTATCAACGCACCAGCTACTTCTATCTCAGTAATCGACGGTAGTAGCTTATCATTTGTTTTACATAAAACTTGACAAGACCAACCCATATATACGTCCTGCAAACAAATCCTCTCTCCGTGTGTGTAATGTATACCAACTTACAAACATAAAAGGGTTTGTGTTATGCATATACATCACTTTTATGGCCTCCGCGAGCAAAAAAGTCTTGATTGAGATTCTTAGGTGTGTGAAGCTTCTTAAACAATAGGGCGCAAAGAAGCACGGCGGGGGGTGGGGGGGCAGGCCACGGCGGCTCATGGCCAAGCCAATGTGGATCTCGCCACGGCGGCGGTGAAGAAGAACATTGTAGCGTCGTCAGCCGGCGGGGCTCCTCCCGCTTCCCCAACCAATTGATGACTTGAAAAACTTTTccagaaagaaaaaaaatcatttgTCTTTCATCTTTTGGCCTTACGAATTATGATCATAATTTTCTGAACACATATAACTGCTTCTGATGAATTCAGATATCCACAGAGATCAAGCGGGCTGCCTCCTCTCCAAGAAAAGTCTAGGGTTCCTCTGCCTCCCGCCGGCACCGCTGGCGGTccacctcgtctccggtggccttagggccatggcagcgctgtggatctcggcccttgccggtgggagggctctcTTTTCAGTTGTTTCTTCGCGTTTTCTTAGGATTTGTGTCCTGCTCCGAAAGACGAGATGGCGGCGGCTTCcacaagatggaataaggttctccccgcctaaCCCCTGTATCGATGGTGTGTCTAGCATCATCGGtgagcgtgtggaggtgtgtctccggcggatctatccttggtggatttgctcggatctggtcgtAGTTCGTCTAGGTTCATGTGTTTTCAGGTTGGATCTTTCCtatctacgctactcttcatcggcGACGGTTCGTGTTCAGTTGTGTTGGTCCTACGGGGCTTAGTACGACAACTTCCCGGCTgtgtactacaacaagttttgcccagCTCCGACGAGGGAGGTGTAATGACGacggcgcgccttcggcttgctTCGGTGCTTATAGTCGTCGGTAGGTGGTCTACGGATTAGATGTAATTTTATTATTTTTAGTGTTTGTTgcactgtcatgattgaagatgaatagttgAAAGTTTTCTCGCGAAAAAAACTGCTTCTGATGATATATTCTAAGAAGTAACAAACTAATGACTGGCAAAAACTTTTCCAGAAAGGAAACAAGTCCAATTGTCTATCATCTTTTCCCGTTCACTCGGTCTCGTCGGCGTCAGCATTGAGGTCAATCCTAGGCTTCTTCCCGCTGCTGTGGGCGGCGGGCTTACTGGGAAGCGGCGGCACCTTCGACGCGCACCGTGGGCACCAGGGGTCGGCCTCGGCAATGAGCACGTACGTGAAGCAGGACGGGCACGCACACGCGCGCATGGCCGGGTTCGCGGCGGGCGACCCCGTGCTTGAAGGCGGCGAGCGGCTGCGCTTTCCCAGCGAGGAGGACGATGATGAGGTGGACGCCAACGAGGAGGACGACGTGTCCGGCGAGGTGGCGGAccgcgcggcggcggcgcgctctAGGGCGTAGCGGACCATGTCGAGGGTGCAAAACGCAGCGGAGGTGGTGGTGACGGCGGCGGGGGTGGATGCCGTGGGAGGCAGGTTGAGGTCCTGGCCGTGGCCGTCTTGGGCGGCCTGGTGGCGATGAGGAGTCAAGAACGTCTTGCCGGACTGCACAAAAACAAGATTTTTTTTTTCACCTTGTTAAGTACTCGTAATCTGTGTAATGAACATGAAGAATAAAGAACTCTGTAATCTCACTGCAACAGAACCAAAATtttgatcatgatgctattaaatcaATCGAAGAACATGGGTTTGATCTGCGGACATAATCTAACCTAGCAAATTGCATAATTCTCCGGAATTTTATCTCGGACAGAAACCACACGAGCGCGAATTAATTATACACCAAACATGCGCGCACGCAGGTGTAATAAACAACTAAAGATCGGAAGAACAGAGGAGCAGCTCTAAACAGTAATACTAGGAGGGAGACTCACCAGCAGGTCGAGCCGTCTCTCCCATCCGGCGGGCACCTTGACCTCCAGGTCGACGACCTCGTCCTCCACGCCGGCATCGCCGCCGCACCTGCCGAGCAGATCCATGGTCACCATCTCCGACGTCTTCGCCGCGCCGCCCCTACCATTCCCCGCCTCCCCGCGGAGCATCCTCGCGATGGGGCTCAGCTCCGGCGCCATTCTCCTCTTCCCTTTTCCGGCGGCCCTCTGCTCTGCTTCCTCTTTTCTGTGTTGGTCGTtctgccgagagagagagagagaggagagatcgGTGGGGGTGTTTGGCAGTTGCGTGGTGGGACGCCCCTATATATAGCGGGAGGCCGCCGGCACGACGGACACGCGGGGCCCACGCGCCAGGGAGCGGAGGGGCAGGGAGAACCATTAAAGATCATTTTCTTTACCGGACATTAAAGATCATATTAATTGGCATCGCTGGGAAATAGTTGGGCCATTATTCAATGCCAATTAAATGCTCCAAACGAATTGAGAAATATCAAAACTATGACCTCAGATTTTTAAGCATGACAAAATAAACTTTTTTATGATAATTTATATTGAGGAAATTGTCTTCCTCGTGACAACATAATTTTGCGGATTTGTCATTCTTGCTAAAGAAAATTGCCATCTTCACAAGAACATAGTTTGCCATAAAAAAGAAGTTTGTTTTGCCATGCTTAAAAATCGAACATTCACTAGTTTGAATTCATTACATTCAAAGTAGTCATTTCCTCATCCGCATTACATGAACAGCCTGGATTTAAACCAGAGAAGAAGAACCCTTGGGCCGCCGCTGAAATATCGTGTTCGATTTAAGTGCATTGATCTACTCCATTTACTTCGTCCATCCATATTTTAGTAGAAACAGATGCAACCACTAAATTCATTACATATTCGGTTGTATCCACCGATCTATATTTTAGTTCACAATTGAGCATTGCCGCGTGGTATAATTCGTATATAATTAGTGAACAGATTTTTTGGAGGAAAATTAATAGAAATATTTATGCTGGATTAAATCGCAACAATTAAAGTCTAATTGATTCCGGCGTATTATATGATCTGGTGCAAAATAAACTTTGATTTCTTTTTGTGGGAGAAAAAAAGGTTGAATTATTTGACCCTTACGGACATCATCATTTTGTTGAATACTAGAGATAATACCCCACATATTGTTGCAGGAATGGATGCAGTTGTTTCAATCATATTTGGTAGTATACAAGTTTTGTATTTGGATTAGCAATATGGGAATTGAAACTAAAATACATATAATTTATTATATTTGATTATTATATAGTTGTAGAATATTTATTGAATATGAATAACATGCATGGTGCATGTTAAGTTGGGTCTTTTTCTCATGCATCATGGGATGACGAGAtggcatagttgcatgttgagagaactaAAGTTAGTGGGGGCATGCATGGCGACACGATAAGTTGGCATACGTACATGTTAAGAGAATCGAGCTAGTAGGTATCAACTATTTATGTACATAGGATGCAGGCGATACTATATGACATTATAAAGGCAAATCTACGGCTGATGGTGAGCCTCATTAGCCACTTCTGTAGCCCGTGGTGTTCGCTACTCTGACTCTTGATGTTTCTGTGGGGGTGAACTCTGATTGATTACTCTCGTTGCTCCCACCGTATGTGCACTTCTTCATACAGTTTTACCCTGTTGTCATGTTCGGTGCCTAGGGCATTGCAAAAGAGTTTTGGTCTCATATGTTCCAGTTGATTTCATGAACTGGAAGTGTGATGTTAGTTCTCCTCCTTATATCCCTTGTGTGATATGGTAATTAGTCATGAATTCACCAGTTAGACTTGAGTCTTAGAGCTCATAGCCTTGCCTTGACATTTTTTTTCCTGGGCATCCTCTGCTCCCACCGTATCGGGAATGGCAGCATGGCATGTTTCTTCCCCCTCCCGCGGTGAGATGATTCTCACTATGAAAATTGTAAGCTGGAATTGTCGTGGTCTTGCCACAGATGTGGAAATTGAAATAACTTGCTACCCATGGTGGTAGCTATGCACAACACCAATTTTTATCTCTACTTATTTTGGACTATGTAAATTAACTCTGTAATGAAAATATCGTGACTTTGGACCAGCAAGGCAGGCAAACAAGCGATTAtgccaaaaaggcaagcgaaaagactgAGAGAAGTGTGAAAAGGCCCTTTCTACACAATGAAAAGGCACTTGTGTCAAAAAGGTAATAAAAAGACAAATATATGTGAGGAAAAGTCATGTCTATACAACAAAAGTGCACTTGTGCCAATGCCATAAGAAACCTAATGCCCCATATAAAAAAATGGCACTTATGCCAAAGGGTGTGTAGCTGCCACCATGCGTGCATAGCTACCACAGTGCATGGGAAATCGCCTCTTCATGTGGAAATTCATATCCTCTTGGATGTTCAAATAGTAACTGGGGTCTAATGTGATCTTTATCGTTGAGATGTGCCTTGATAAAGAACGGTCATATGAAGTTCATCTATATTAGGATGTAATTTCTTGTTCACCAAGGATGGTGATGGTGGTAGCACCAATTTTGTGTTAATGTTGAACATCAATGATAGTTTTTTGTAGCGTATTGCCAAATTTATAGATGTTAttagtagtgatgataacaattcaACTTGGAGATTCACTGAGTTGTAAGTGTTGggaaacgcggtaatttcaaaataaaaatcctacgatcatgcaagatctatctaggtgatgcatagcaacggggggagagtgtgtccacgtagcgtcgtagactgaaagcggaagtgttatgtaactcggttgatgtagtcgaatgtctttgcaatccaaccgatcaagtaccgaacgcacggcacctccgcgatctacacacgtttagctcgctgacatccctcgaactctagatccagctgaggccgagggagaattccgtcagcacgatggcgtggtgacggtgatgatgaagttaccagcgcagggctttgcctatgcactacgacaatatgaccgaggtggaaatctgtggaggggggcaccacacacggctaaaagatcaacttgatcaacttgtgtgtcattggGGTgctcccctcctccgtatataaaggaaggagggaggaggcagCCGGCCTAGGGGGTGTGCCAAGCataaggagtcctactaggactcccaaatcctagtaggattccctttcctattcggtgtaggagagaaggaaagagagggagagggggaaggaaaggggggctgcgcccccaccgcttgtccaatttggtttgggcaggggggaggcgcgcgccacctcttggcccatCTCCacactctccactaaagcccaataaggcccattacttctcctggtgaattcccgtaactccccggtactctgaaaaatacctgaatcactcggaacctctgtgatgtccgaatatagccttccaatatatcgatccttacatctcgaccatttagagactcctcatcatgtctgtgatctcatccgggactccgaacaaccttcggtacatcaaatcacataaactcataataccaatcgtcatcgaacgttaagcgtgtggaccttacaggttcgagaactatgtagacatgaccgagacacatctccgatcaataaccaatagcggaacctggatgctcatattggttcctacatattctccgaagatctttatcggtcaaactacataacaacatatgttgttccctttgtcatcggtatgttacttgcccgagattcgatcgtcggtatcatcatacctaattcaatctcgttaccggcaagtctctttactcgttcagtaatgctTTATCCCACAACTAacacattaatcacattgcttgcaaggcttatagtgatgatcactaccgagagggcccagagatacctctctgaaacacggagtgacaaatcctaatctcgatctatgccaagccaacaaacaccttcggggccacctgcagagcacctttataatcacccatttacttgtgacatttggtagcacacaaagtgttcctccggtattcaagagttgcacaatctcatagtctgaggaacatgtataagtcatgaagaaagcagtagcaatgaaactgtaatgatcataatgctaagctaatggatggatcatgtccatcacatcattctcctaatgatgtgatcacgttcatcaaatgacaacacatgtctatggttaggaaacataaccatctttgattaacgagctagtcaagtagaggcatactagggacaatatgttttgtctatgtattcatacatgtactaagttttcggttaatacaattctagcatgaataataaacatttatcatgaaataaggaaataaatactaactttttattgcctctagggcatatttccttcagtcttccacttgcactagagtcaataatctagttcacatcgccatgtgatttaacatcaatagttcacatttgtATGTCATTAACACCCAtacttcacatcgccatgtgaccagcaaccaaagggtttactagagtcaataatctagttcacattgctatgtgattaacacccaaagagtactaaggtgtgatcatgttttacttgtgggagaaatttagtcaacgggtttgtcacattcagagtcgtatgtattttgcaaatattttatgtctacaatgctctgcatagagctactctagctaattactcccactttcagtatgtatccagattgagacttagagtcatctggatcagtataaaagcttgcatcgacgtaactctttacgacaaactctttatcacccccatcaccgagaaacatttccttagtcctcactaaggataattttgaccgttgtccagtgatctactcttatatcactattgtacccccttgctaaactcatggcaaggtacacaataggtatggtacacagcacaacatactttatagaacctatgactgtggcatagggaatgactttcattctctttctatcttctgccatggtcgggctttgagccttactcaactttacaccttgtaatacagacaagaactccttctttgactgatccattttgaactctctaaaaaacttatcaaggtatttactcattgaaaaatcttatcaagcatcttgatctatctctatagatcttgatgcccaatatgtaagcaacttcacctaggtctttcattgaaaaactcctattcaagtatccctttatgctatctagaaattctatatcatttccaatcaacaatatgtcatccacatataatattagaaatgctacagagctcccactcactttcttgtaaatacaggcttcaccgcaagtctgtataaaaccatatgctttgatcacactatcaaagtgtttattccaactccgagaggcttgcaccagtccataaatggatcgctgaagcttgcacactttgttagcaccctttagattaacaaaaccttctggttgcatcatatacaactcttcttctagaaatccattcaggaatgcagttttggcatccatctgcctgatttcataaaatatggcaactgctaacatgattcggacggatttaagcatcactgtagttgagaaaatctcattgtagtcaacaccttgaatttgtcgaaaaccttttgcgacaagttgagctttgtagatagtaacactactaacagcgtctgtcttcctcttgaagatccatttattttctatggcttgccgatcatcaggcaaatccaccaaagtccacactttgttctcatacatggatctcatctcagatttcatggcctcaagccatttcacagaatctgggctcatcatcgcttcctcatagttcgtaggtttatcatggtctagtaacatgacttccagaataggattactataccacactagtgcggaccatactctggaagatctacgaggtttggtagtaacttgatctgaagtttcatgatcatcatcattagtttcctcactaattggtgtaggaatcactgaaactgatttgtgtgatgaactactctccaattcgggagaaggtacaattacctcatcaagttctactttcttcccactcacatctttcgagagaaacttcttctctagaaaggatccattttagcaacaaatattttgcctttggatctatgatagaaggtgtacccaaagttttctttgggtatcctatgaagacgcacttcttcgatttgggttcgagcttatcaggttgaagctttttcacataagcatcgcagccccaaactttaagaaacgacaactttggtttcttgccaaaccacagttcataaggcgtcgtatcaacggtttttgatggtgccctgtttaacgtgaatgaagctgtctgtaatgcataaccccaaaatgatagtggtaaaccgttaagagacatcatagatcgcaccatatccaataaagtgcggttacgacgttcggacacaccattacgctgtggtgttccaggtggcgtgggctgtgaaactattccatattgttttaaatgaaggccaaactcgtaactcaaatattctcctccacgatcagatcgtagaaacttttattttcttgttacgacgattctccacttcactcttaaattctttgaacttttcaaatgtttcagacttgtgtttcattaagtagatatacccatatctgctcaaatcatctgtgaaggtcagaaaataacaataccgccacgagcatcaatactcattggaccgcatacatcggtatgtattatttccaataagttgctatctcgttccattgttccggagaacggagttttagtcatcttgcccataagacacggttcgcaagtatcaaatgattcataatcaagtgattccaaaagtccatctttatggagtttcttcatacgctttacaccgatatgacccaaacggcagtgccataaataagttgcactatcattatcaactttgcatcttttggcatcaatattatatgtatcattacgatcgagattcaataaaccatcaacattgggtttatgaccatagaaggttttattcatgtaaacagaataacaattattctttgtctaaaatgaataactgtattacaataaacatgatctaatcatattcatgctcaacgcaaacaccaaataacatttatttaggttccacactaatcctgaaagtatagggggtgtgcgatgatgatcatatcaatcttggaagtaCTTGCAACACACATCAtcccttcacccttaactagtctctgtttattctgtaactcctgtttcgagttactaatcttagcaaccaaacaagtatcaaacacccaggggttactatgaacactagtaaagtacacatcaataatttgtatatcagatatacctttgttcactttgccatccttcttatccaccaagtatttggggtagttccgcttccagtgaccatttcctttgtagtaaaagcacttagtttcaggcttaggtttagctttcggcttcttcacgggagtgaaaacatgcttgccattctattttaagttccatttctttccctttgccctttttcttgaaactagtggtcttgtcaatcacttgatacttttcttgatttctaccttcatcgattttagcatcacgaagagctcgggaatcattttcgtcatcccttgcatactatagttcatcatgaagttccagtaacttggtgatggcgactagagaactctgtcaatcactatcttatctggaagattaactcccacttgattcaagtgattgtagtacccagacattctgaccacatgctcactagctgagcaattctcctccatcttttaggcgaagtacttgtcagaggtctcatacctcttgacacgggcatgagtctgaaataccaatttcagctcatggaacatctcatatgctctatggcattcaaaacgtttttgaagtcccggttctaagccataaagcatggtgcactaaactatcaagtagtcatcatattgagctagccaaacgttcataatgtctgcatctgctcctgcaataggtttgtcacttagcggtgcatcaaggacataattcttctatgcagcaatgaggataaaccttagattacggacccagtccgcatcattgctactatcatctttcaacttagttttctctaggaacatataaaaacatagggaagctacaacgcgagctattggtctacaacataatttgcaaaatactatcacgactaagttcatgataaaataaagttcaattaatcatattacttaagaactcccacttagat is a window of Triticum dicoccoides isolate Atlit2015 ecotype Zavitan chromosome 2B, WEW_v2.0, whole genome shotgun sequence DNA encoding:
- the LOC119365659 gene encoding uncharacterized protein LOC119365659; the encoded protein is MAPELSPIARMLRGEAGNGRGGAAKTSEMVTMDLLGRCGGDAGVEDEVVDLEVKVPAGWERRLDLLSGKTFLTPHRHQAAQDGHGQDLNLPPTASTPAAVTTTSAAFCTLDMVRYALERAAAARSATSPDTSSSSLASTSSSSSSLGKRSRSPPSSTGSPAANPAMRACACPSCFTYVLIAEADPWCPRCASKVPPLPSKPAAHSSGKKPRIDLNADADETE